The proteins below are encoded in one region of Marinobacter sp. F4206:
- a CDS encoding insulinase family protein: protein MASEIENAAHPAFEKLRSHRIGTLNLDVEEYRHRKTGARHLHLAADNEENVFFVALRTFPMDSTGVAHILEHTALCGSERYPVRDPFFMMIRRSLNTFMNAFTSSDWTAYPFASMNRKDFDNLLSVYLDSVFFSKLDQLDFAQEGHRLEFDTPDDPGTDLVYRGVVYNEMKGAMSSPTSQLWQNLSSHLFPTTTYHYNSGGEPDHIVDLSYDDLVKFYRHHYHPSNAIFATYGNIPAHEHHERFEELALKRFDRLDIELPVRDEKRMFSPVRVEHGYAVNEGEDTEKKTHIVMGWLLGHSFDLQENLEGQLLSAVLLENSASPLMRALETTGLGHAPSPMCGLEDSNREMTFVCGIEGSEPEQHKELEALIETTLLKVAEEGVSEERLEAILHQLELHQREIAGDQFPYGLQLIMSAIAPMVHGGDPVELLDLEPVLEILREKIRDPQYVPNLIRRKLLENPHRVTLTLRPDDKLESHRQQAIREALARRKAELTDAEVQQIVERAKALEERQMRKDDDSILPKVDLSDVPLQMPEPESRYDGDISATVFARGTNGLVYEQVVVPVPDLTEEELLLVPYYTTLISEVGCGDLDYLQMQDRISAESGGIGASFSAKGKVDDVQDLSGYIVFNGKALARNRSELTRLLRDVYTSARFDEKERIREIIAQIRTRREQAVTGSGHALAMGAAAQGMSPGSWLSFRLGGLAGIRGTKQLDQALNDPQELEALCAKLSSLHDKIRSQGREFLVIGEEGQLPAMVDDLKSCWQGEESTESSPWKMEPVNYTTREAWLTSTQVNFCAKAYSTVPVDHPDAAALTVLGGFLRNGYLHRAIREKGGAYGGGAGQDSVNGTFRFFSYRDPRLAETLDDFDQALEWLQTTDHDYQELEESILGVIGQLDRPRSPAGAARHAFHNKLFGRSPEQRVRFRERVLAVTLDDLRRVASTWLVPEKASTAVVTSPENRKVAEELGLAIEEM, encoded by the coding sequence ATGGCTTCAGAGATCGAGAACGCAGCCCATCCGGCCTTTGAAAAGCTTCGCAGTCATCGGATTGGCACCCTCAATCTGGATGTTGAGGAGTATCGTCACAGGAAGACCGGCGCCCGGCACCTGCACCTGGCAGCGGACAACGAGGAGAACGTCTTTTTCGTGGCGCTCCGGACCTTCCCGATGGATTCGACGGGCGTTGCCCACATTCTGGAGCACACCGCCCTCTGTGGCAGTGAGCGGTATCCGGTGCGGGACCCTTTCTTCATGATGATCCGTCGTTCCTTGAATACCTTCATGAACGCGTTCACCAGCAGTGACTGGACCGCCTATCCGTTTGCCAGCATGAACCGGAAGGACTTTGACAACCTGCTGTCGGTCTACCTGGATTCGGTCTTTTTCTCCAAGCTGGATCAGCTGGATTTTGCCCAGGAAGGTCACCGGCTTGAATTCGATACGCCGGACGACCCGGGTACCGACCTGGTCTACCGCGGAGTGGTCTATAACGAGATGAAGGGCGCCATGAGTTCGCCCACCTCTCAGTTGTGGCAGAACCTGAGCAGTCACCTTTTTCCGACCACCACTTACCACTACAACAGTGGTGGCGAGCCGGATCACATCGTCGATCTGAGTTACGACGACCTGGTGAAGTTCTACCGTCACCATTACCACCCCAGCAACGCCATTTTTGCCACCTATGGCAATATCCCGGCCCACGAGCACCACGAGCGTTTCGAGGAGCTGGCCCTGAAACGGTTTGACCGTCTTGATATCGAATTGCCGGTTCGGGATGAGAAGCGCATGTTTTCGCCGGTGCGGGTCGAGCACGGGTACGCCGTGAACGAAGGTGAGGACACCGAGAAGAAGACCCACATTGTCATGGGCTGGTTGCTCGGTCACAGCTTTGATTTGCAGGAAAACCTTGAAGGTCAGCTTCTGTCTGCCGTTTTGCTGGAGAACAGTGCTTCGCCGTTGATGCGCGCCCTGGAAACCACCGGTCTCGGTCACGCGCCATCGCCGATGTGTGGTCTTGAGGATTCCAACCGGGAAATGACCTTTGTTTGCGGCATCGAGGGCAGTGAGCCGGAGCAGCACAAGGAGCTGGAGGCACTGATTGAAACCACTCTGCTCAAGGTAGCCGAGGAAGGTGTCAGCGAGGAGCGTCTTGAGGCCATTCTGCACCAGCTTGAACTGCACCAGCGTGAGATCGCCGGGGATCAGTTCCCCTATGGCCTGCAGTTGATCATGAGCGCCATTGCGCCCATGGTTCATGGTGGCGACCCGGTTGAATTGCTGGATCTCGAACCCGTGCTGGAAATCCTGCGCGAGAAGATCCGGGATCCCCAGTATGTGCCGAACCTGATCCGGCGGAAACTGCTGGAAAACCCGCATCGGGTTACGTTGACCCTGCGCCCGGACGACAAGCTGGAAAGCCATCGCCAGCAGGCAATCCGTGAGGCCCTGGCTCGTCGCAAGGCCGAGCTGACGGATGCGGAAGTTCAGCAGATTGTCGAGCGTGCCAAGGCACTGGAAGAGCGCCAGATGCGCAAGGACGATGATTCTATTCTGCCCAAGGTGGATCTTTCCGACGTTCCGCTGCAGATGCCGGAGCCTGAGTCCCGGTACGACGGTGACATTTCTGCCACTGTCTTTGCCCGCGGCACCAATGGTCTGGTTTATGAACAGGTGGTGGTGCCGGTCCCGGACCTTACCGAGGAAGAGCTATTGCTGGTGCCGTATTACACCACACTGATCTCTGAAGTGGGCTGTGGGGATTTGGACTACCTGCAAATGCAGGATCGTATTTCTGCGGAATCCGGCGGCATTGGCGCATCGTTCAGTGCCAAGGGAAAGGTCGACGATGTTCAGGATCTGTCCGGATACATCGTGTTCAATGGCAAAGCCCTCGCGCGGAACCGGAGTGAGCTCACACGTCTGCTGCGGGACGTTTATACCAGCGCTCGTTTTGATGAGAAGGAGCGGATTCGCGAGATCATTGCCCAGATTCGCACCCGTCGGGAACAGGCCGTGACCGGCAGCGGTCACGCGCTGGCAATGGGTGCGGCTGCCCAGGGCATGAGTCCGGGATCCTGGCTGTCGTTCCGGCTGGGTGGCCTGGCGGGCATTCGCGGGACCAAGCAGCTGGATCAGGCGCTGAATGATCCGCAAGAGCTGGAGGCGCTGTGTGCGAAATTGTCGTCCCTGCACGACAAGATCCGCAGTCAGGGCCGCGAGTTCCTGGTGATTGGTGAAGAGGGCCAGCTTCCGGCTATGGTGGATGACCTCAAATCCTGCTGGCAGGGCGAGGAAAGCACAGAGTCGTCACCCTGGAAAATGGAGCCGGTGAACTACACCACCCGCGAGGCGTGGCTGACCTCCACCCAGGTGAACTTCTGCGCAAAAGCCTACAGCACGGTTCCTGTGGATCACCCTGATGCGGCCGCATTGACGGTACTGGGCGGCTTCCTGCGCAACGGCTACCTGCACCGGGCGATCCGCGAGAAGGGGGGTGCCTACGGCGGTGGCGCCGGCCAGGACAGTGTGAACGGGACCTTCCGGTTCTTCTCCTACCGGGACCCTCGTCTGGCTGAGACTCTCGACGATTTTGATCAGGCGCTGGAGTGGCTGCAGACAACCGATCACGATTACCAGGAGCTGGAAGAATCCATCCTGGGCGTCATCGGCCAGCTGGACCGTCCGCGTTCCCCGGCCGGGGCGGCGCGGCACGCCTTCCATAACAAGTTGTTTGGGCGAAGCCCGGAGCAACGCGTCAGGTTCCGCGAGCGTGTGCTGGCCGTGACCCTGGATGATCTCAGGCGAGTGGCCAGTACCTGGCTGGTGCCTGAGAAAGCCAGCACCGCGGTGGTCACCAGTCCGGAAAACCGCAAGGTTGCCGAGGAGCTCGGCCTGGCGATCGAAGAAATGTAA
- a CDS encoding MORN repeat-containing protein — protein sequence MVDVRPLLFINALALMLLVTAGFASVRDDAMALAEVAPPAVDQALATANQPEPEAAQPDVFAEPAHPPESEQAGSRTLAIGTEAELTEEPRRPKAEAEPFSVPPMPEQPTVLAVAEPSAAMATRSDVSPTPKPEPEKPTPTTGTLILRSNVVGDSVTINGEPYGATRLDLELDPGRYEITISKPGFSDWSRQVAVEAGREMTLVGKLEAYTTVNYRKGSWVGGVKTGDGTYEDKDGLRYEGHFVDGKFHGEGTAWYPDGSRYDGDWSEGQRHGEGTWRGADGARYTGEFAANRFSGKGTLTMANGDILTGYWKDGHLNGHGSLTTADGMLYVGAFRDDEFHGRGSLTYPDGRHYEGEFSTGAFHGTGSEVFADGKKYEGEYIEGKFHGKGLLLNPNGSSIEATFRHGEPYGKVRLTTAAGEIFTARTTEPGVCYRDKSYRATQCPKLEGW from the coding sequence ATGGTCGATGTCAGACCGCTTCTGTTCATCAACGCACTGGCCCTGATGCTTCTGGTTACCGCCGGCTTCGCGTCCGTCCGGGACGACGCGATGGCCCTGGCGGAGGTCGCGCCCCCCGCCGTTGACCAGGCGCTTGCGACGGCGAACCAACCCGAGCCCGAGGCGGCGCAACCTGATGTTTTTGCCGAACCCGCCCACCCCCCCGAGTCCGAGCAGGCCGGATCCAGGACGCTTGCCATCGGAACAGAGGCGGAGTTAACGGAAGAACCACGAAGGCCGAAAGCGGAAGCAGAGCCTTTCAGCGTGCCGCCTATGCCAGAGCAACCAACCGTGCTGGCTGTCGCGGAACCGTCCGCAGCCATGGCGACCAGAAGCGATGTATCGCCGACGCCGAAACCAGAACCGGAAAAACCAACTCCGACCACCGGAACCCTTATCCTGCGCTCGAATGTGGTCGGTGACAGCGTGACCATCAACGGCGAACCCTACGGCGCCACTCGACTCGACCTGGAACTCGATCCCGGCCGTTACGAGATCACCATCAGCAAACCCGGATTCAGTGACTGGAGCCGTCAGGTTGCGGTGGAGGCCGGTCGCGAGATGACTCTGGTGGGCAAACTTGAGGCTTATACCACCGTCAACTATCGCAAGGGCTCCTGGGTCGGCGGCGTAAAAACCGGTGACGGCACCTATGAAGACAAAGACGGGCTGCGCTACGAAGGTCACTTCGTCGATGGAAAATTCCACGGTGAAGGCACTGCCTGGTACCCCGATGGCAGCCGCTATGACGGCGACTGGAGTGAAGGTCAGCGGCATGGAGAAGGCACCTGGCGTGGCGCAGATGGGGCGCGCTATACCGGCGAATTCGCGGCCAACCGCTTTAGTGGCAAAGGCACCCTCACCATGGCCAATGGCGACATCCTGACCGGCTACTGGAAAGACGGCCACCTAAACGGCCACGGTTCGCTAACCACAGCGGACGGCATGCTTTATGTGGGCGCCTTTCGGGACGACGAATTTCACGGCCGCGGCTCGCTCACCTACCCGGATGGTCGTCATTACGAAGGCGAATTCTCCACCGGAGCATTTCACGGTACCGGCTCCGAAGTCTTTGCCGATGGCAAGAAGTACGAGGGCGAGTACATTGAAGGAAAATTCCACGGCAAGGGGCTGCTGTTGAACCCCAACGGCAGCTCCATCGAAGCCACCTTCCGACATGGCGAGCCTTATGGAAAGGTGCGCCTGACAACCGCGGCCGGCGAAATATTCACCGCCCGGACAACCGAACCCGGTGTCTGCTATCGGGACAAGAGCTACCGGGCCACTCAATGCCCGAAACTGGAAGGCTGGTAA
- a CDS encoding response regulator — translation MAIKNALLVDDSKVARFALSKLLESRDMEVNMAGSAEEALDFLNGSDRPDVIFMDHLMPGMNGVEATKAIKGNPDTAAIPIIMCTSKKSSTFMEEAKNFGVYNILTKPPHTDGLTLVLEQLDRDVTEGTLPEPPEVDSTNANGEDELLNIPDDASVELSLKTEGDAAPQDSASSNVVPLTGDLIEQIARSAVKTHINNRLHELLSSLFDEQFDHLKRALDESRSRQESTVEERLDGMAALVEERTRHLRDEVAAEVNLNLARELADLKRELKSNSGFTTDHMAELKDHITSVQTIDTEFWQTLQSEAIQQAHEISRETAEDIAQRTIDLFVAQQRSASSKVYTVGLAVSLGIFSVGIAWLSGLFG, via the coding sequence ATGGCGATCAAGAACGCTCTGCTGGTGGACGACTCCAAGGTGGCGCGGTTTGCCCTGAGCAAGCTGCTGGAAAGTCGTGACATGGAAGTGAACATGGCAGGGTCGGCCGAGGAAGCACTGGATTTCCTGAACGGTTCCGACCGCCCGGACGTCATTTTCATGGATCACCTGATGCCCGGCATGAATGGCGTGGAAGCGACTAAGGCTATCAAGGGCAACCCGGACACCGCCGCCATCCCGATCATCATGTGCACCTCCAAGAAATCGTCGACGTTTATGGAGGAGGCGAAGAACTTCGGTGTATACAACATTCTTACCAAGCCGCCCCACACAGATGGCCTGACCCTGGTTCTTGAGCAACTGGACCGCGATGTCACCGAAGGCACGTTACCCGAACCACCGGAGGTCGATTCAACCAACGCCAACGGAGAAGACGAACTTCTGAACATTCCCGACGACGCCTCGGTTGAGCTGTCCCTCAAAACCGAGGGCGATGCCGCGCCTCAGGACAGTGCTTCCTCGAATGTCGTGCCCCTGACCGGTGACCTGATTGAGCAGATTGCGCGTTCAGCGGTTAAAACCCACATCAACAACCGGCTGCACGAACTGCTCAGCTCCCTCTTTGACGAACAGTTTGATCATCTCAAGCGGGCACTGGATGAATCCCGCAGCAGGCAGGAGAGCACTGTCGAGGAGCGGCTGGATGGCATGGCGGCACTGGTGGAGGAACGCACCCGACACCTGCGCGACGAAGTGGCTGCCGAAGTGAATCTCAACCTGGCCCGCGAACTGGCAGACCTGAAACGGGAACTGAAAAGCAATTCCGGGTTCACCACTGACCACATGGCGGAACTCAAGGACCACATCACCAGCGTCCAGACCATCGACACCGAGTTCTGGCAAACCCTTCAGTCAGAGGCCATTCAACAGGCCCACGAAATATCACGGGAAACCGCCGAGGATATCGCCCAACGGACCATCGATCTCTTCGTGGCCCAACAACGGTCGGCCTCTTCCAAGGTCTACACCGTGGGACTGGCCGTCAGCCTGGGCATCTTCAGCGTCGGGATTGCCTGGTTGTCCGGCCTGTTTGGCTGA
- a CDS encoding NTP transferase domain-containing protein: MYLTIETLIINFSPRATDQEFPTLILAAGASSRYGRPKMLLPMGERQGILLDRAIELGRVLSRDVRVVCGAWYPLIRFRCSSQPTAWLRSPDWYQGLSASLATGLASMGPKARGVFVLLADQPLLDVDSLRAFGEAARFVPNQPVAADYDGRPGVPAYLPRWLWPELMELEGDRGAGALLASVRATRVDIPGVHDDVDTPEDWQEVRSRLSQTGRTTRQSRR; this comes from the coding sequence ATGTATCTGACTATCGAGACGCTTATCATAAACTTCTCCCCCCGCGCGACCGATCAGGAATTTCCGACACTTATCCTTGCTGCAGGCGCTTCCAGCCGATATGGCCGGCCCAAGATGTTGCTTCCCATGGGGGAGCGACAGGGGATCCTGCTGGACCGGGCCATCGAGTTGGGGCGAGTGCTCAGTCGAGACGTCCGGGTCGTTTGTGGTGCCTGGTATCCTCTGATCCGGTTTCGCTGCTCGTCGCAACCGACGGCCTGGCTCAGGTCGCCTGACTGGTATCAGGGGCTTTCAGCGTCCCTGGCGACCGGCCTGGCGAGCATGGGGCCAAAAGCCCGGGGCGTCTTTGTCCTGTTGGCCGACCAGCCGTTGCTGGATGTAGATTCACTGAGAGCGTTTGGCGAGGCAGCCAGGTTTGTGCCGAATCAGCCGGTCGCAGCCGATTACGATGGTCGGCCCGGGGTGCCTGCCTACCTGCCACGGTGGCTTTGGCCCGAACTAATGGAGCTGGAAGGTGATCGCGGCGCTGGCGCGCTATTGGCCAGCGTCAGGGCGACCCGGGTTGATATTCCGGGTGTCCACGACGATGTGGACACTCCGGAAGACTGGCAAGAGGTAAGGTCGAGGCTCAGCCAAACAGGCCGGACAACCAGGCAATCCCGACGCTGA
- a CDS encoding 6-carboxytetrahydropterin synthase: protein MNHLFVDNLTVIDFAYLDPTRGLVGESWIADVVLGGDLDDQGMVFDFSNVKRTIKRIIDERVDHRLVIPRGYEGLSWNEDEPDTFRWALTDGSEIVHRSPDEAVVWLSSERVVPSVVASLLEHELKAVLPANVTTVEINLREDVIEGAYYHYVHGLKKHLGNCQRIAHGHRSPIRIDRNGHRDYDLERRWSKLWRDIYVGSEEDVVRRHVGNDGVRYVTFEYEANQGEFALTLPEDRVYMLDTDTTVELIAAHIADKLKLEFPTDRIRVKAYEGVGKGAIAAR, encoded by the coding sequence ATGAATCACCTCTTTGTGGACAACCTCACCGTCATAGATTTCGCATACCTGGACCCTACTCGCGGCCTGGTCGGCGAGAGCTGGATCGCGGATGTGGTGCTGGGCGGCGACCTGGACGATCAGGGTATGGTGTTCGATTTCAGCAACGTGAAGCGGACCATCAAACGGATTATTGACGAGCGAGTGGATCACCGGCTCGTCATTCCCCGTGGCTATGAAGGCCTGTCGTGGAACGAGGATGAACCCGACACGTTTCGCTGGGCGCTGACTGACGGCAGCGAAATCGTCCATCGCTCCCCGGACGAAGCCGTGGTGTGGCTGTCATCCGAGCGGGTCGTACCCTCTGTGGTCGCCAGCCTCCTGGAGCATGAACTCAAGGCGGTTCTGCCTGCAAACGTCACCACCGTTGAAATCAATCTGCGAGAAGATGTGATTGAGGGAGCTTACTACCACTATGTGCATGGGCTCAAAAAACACCTGGGCAATTGCCAGAGGATAGCCCACGGGCACCGCTCACCGATCCGGATCGACCGCAACGGGCACCGGGATTACGATCTGGAACGCCGTTGGTCCAAGCTCTGGCGAGACATTTACGTAGGCTCCGAGGAGGACGTTGTCCGGCGCCACGTGGGCAATGACGGGGTTCGGTATGTAACCTTCGAATACGAGGCAAACCAGGGCGAGTTTGCGCTGACACTGCCCGAGGATCGGGTATACATGCTGGATACGGACACCACAGTGGAACTGATCGCCGCCCATATCGCCGACAAGCTGAAGCTGGAATTTCCGACCGACAGGATCCGGGTCAAGGCCTACGAGGGCGTTGGCAAGGGTGCCATTGCAGCCCGTTAG
- the gltX gene encoding glutamate--tRNA ligase — protein sequence MTVRTRIAPSPTGDPHVGTAYVALFNLCFARQHGGQFILRIEDTDQARSTAESERDILQALRWLGLNWDEGPDVGGPHGPYRQSERKDSYKQYAEDLVTSGHAFYCFRTPEELEAIREERKAKGLNPGIKGDLELPEEEVKRRLDAGEAHVIRMKVPDEGICEIQDMLRGTIEIDWAQVDCQILLKSDGMPTYHLANVVDDHKMGITHVLRGEEWINSAPKHKLLYQYFGWDMPELCHLPLLRNPDKSKLSKRKNPTSINFYERMGFLPEAVTNYLGRMGWSMPDEREKFTLDEMIENFDIQRVSLGGPVFDVEKLRWLNGQWLRDELTEEQFMERMRQWWFNEDALKALVPHIKGRADVFSDVAPMANFMFSGMLELTPDDFAHNKLDEAQIKRVLQFTLWKLEAQRHWSKENIFADIKALAKAMELKMGDFMFSIFVAVAGTPNSWSVMDSMDLLGPDMTRSRLRHALEVLGGFSKKETKRVEKEYAALGA from the coding sequence ATGACAGTACGCACCCGAATTGCTCCATCACCCACCGGTGACCCTCACGTTGGTACCGCCTACGTCGCCCTGTTCAACCTCTGCTTTGCCCGCCAGCACGGCGGTCAGTTTATCCTGCGGATTGAAGACACTGACCAGGCTCGCAGTACAGCGGAATCAGAACGGGACATCCTTCAGGCGCTGCGCTGGCTCGGGTTGAACTGGGATGAGGGGCCCGACGTCGGTGGTCCTCATGGGCCGTACCGTCAGTCCGAACGCAAGGATTCCTACAAGCAGTATGCTGAGGACCTGGTCACGTCCGGCCACGCATTTTATTGTTTCCGGACACCGGAAGAACTGGAGGCCATTCGTGAGGAGCGCAAGGCCAAGGGGCTGAATCCGGGCATCAAAGGCGACCTGGAGCTGCCGGAAGAAGAGGTGAAGCGCCGTCTGGATGCCGGTGAAGCGCACGTAATCCGCATGAAGGTTCCGGACGAGGGTATCTGTGAGATCCAGGACATGCTTCGTGGCACCATCGAGATCGACTGGGCCCAGGTGGACTGCCAGATTCTGTTGAAATCGGATGGCATGCCAACCTATCACCTGGCGAACGTGGTCGATGATCACAAGATGGGTATTACCCATGTCCTGCGTGGCGAGGAGTGGATCAACTCTGCGCCCAAGCACAAGCTGCTGTACCAGTACTTTGGCTGGGACATGCCCGAGCTGTGTCATCTGCCCCTGTTGCGTAACCCGGACAAGAGCAAGCTGTCCAAGCGCAAGAACCCGACCAGCATCAACTTCTATGAGCGTATGGGCTTCCTGCCGGAAGCGGTGACGAACTACCTCGGCCGCATGGGCTGGTCGATGCCGGATGAGCGCGAGAAGTTTACGCTGGACGAGATGATCGAGAACTTCGACATCCAGCGGGTTTCCCTCGGTGGTCCGGTATTCGATGTGGAAAAACTGCGTTGGCTCAATGGCCAGTGGTTGCGCGACGAGCTCACCGAAGAACAGTTCATGGAGCGCATGCGTCAGTGGTGGTTCAATGAGGATGCCTTGAAGGCACTGGTGCCTCACATCAAGGGCAGGGCAGACGTGTTCTCCGATGTCGCACCTATGGCCAACTTCATGTTCTCCGGAATGTTGGAGCTGACCCCGGACGATTTCGCTCACAACAAGCTGGATGAGGCGCAGATCAAACGCGTCCTCCAGTTCACCCTGTGGAAGCTGGAAGCGCAGCGGCACTGGAGCAAGGAAAACATCTTCGCGGACATCAAAGCCCTGGCCAAAGCCATGGAGCTGAAGATGGGCGACTTCATGTTCTCAATCTTCGTTGCCGTCGCCGGCACCCCGAATTCCTGGTCGGTAATGGATTCCATGGACCTGCTGGGGCCGGATATGACCCGTTCCCGTCTGCGTCATGCCCTGGAAGTGTTGGGTGGGTTTTCAAAGAAGGAGACCAAGAGAGTGGAGAAAGAGTACGCCGCATTGGGTGCTTAA
- a CDS encoding zinc ABC transporter substrate-binding protein — protein MLRTYANAATAFAAGTLLSLPSLATAAEVVTSIKPLELLVRAIAEDDVKTSTIVPAGSSPHTYSMRPSQRRALENADVIFWVGPDVESFLDRLLHGEEFRGRTVGLMDPENAHEEERHDGHHDHGGKHSGEADMHDHGDGEDPHLWLDPTLALGMAKDIHKALSGLKGADQETLDRNLARFESNLTETESIIRKKLEPAHALGLFAYHSAFTRFAEHYELPLVDVLTLNPELSPGARHVAEVQTKLREATHPCLLTEPQFNRQWWTSITEGLDVTFSTWDPLATDIGVSVNGYQEFQLGIAEAVLKCLPEDTEH, from the coding sequence ATGCTACGAACCTATGCCAACGCGGCCACCGCCTTTGCCGCCGGTACGCTACTTTCCCTACCCTCTCTGGCCACGGCGGCCGAAGTCGTCACCTCTATCAAACCACTGGAACTGCTGGTCCGGGCGATTGCTGAAGACGACGTCAAAACCAGCACCATCGTCCCCGCCGGCTCAAGCCCGCACACTTACAGCATGCGTCCCTCACAGCGGCGCGCCCTGGAAAACGCCGATGTGATTTTTTGGGTCGGGCCCGACGTCGAAAGCTTTCTGGACCGGCTCCTGCACGGCGAAGAGTTCCGGGGACGAACCGTTGGCCTTATGGATCCCGAAAACGCCCACGAGGAGGAACGGCATGACGGGCATCACGACCATGGAGGGAAGCATTCCGGGGAAGCGGATATGCATGACCATGGCGACGGTGAGGACCCTCACCTATGGTTGGATCCGACTCTGGCGCTCGGCATGGCAAAAGACATCCATAAGGCCCTGTCGGGACTCAAAGGCGCCGACCAGGAAACTCTGGACCGGAATCTTGCCCGTTTCGAGTCAAATCTGACTGAAACAGAATCCATCATCCGCAAGAAGCTGGAGCCAGCTCACGCGCTCGGCCTGTTTGCTTACCACAGCGCATTCACTCGATTTGCCGAACACTATGAGCTGCCGCTTGTCGACGTACTCACCCTGAATCCGGAGCTGTCCCCCGGTGCCCGGCACGTTGCCGAGGTTCAGACCAAGTTACGCGAGGCAACACACCCCTGCCTTCTGACCGAACCGCAATTCAACCGTCAGTGGTGGACCTCCATCACCGAGGGACTGGATGTCACGTTCAGCACCTGGGATCCCCTGGCCACGGACATCGGAGTAAGCGTAAACGGCTACCAGGAGTTTCAGCTCGGCATTGCCGAGGCTGTGCTGAAGTGCCTACCAGAGGATACTGAGCATTAA
- a CDS encoding AEC family transporter: MPLMVQALLPIFFLIMLGHVFRRMDFPGGDFWPQAERFTYYVLFPAMLVFKLGQARLPASAYGDIALLIGAMLIAMTLVLALAQWFWRWPGPVFSSVYQGAIRFNSYVGLAAGGMLLGDEGLSLTAIAVAIMVPLLNLLCILMFSLVATEGPVRLVPVFKAIVTNPLIVGSVIGVVWSFFEIGFHPLIGGILEPLSNLALPMGLMTVGAGLQLKALRGASLPFIVSSVLKLVGFPLTTGGLALLLGLDGTMVQVAVLLAALPTATSAYILARQLGGDAPLMAGIISGQTLLAIVSIPLMLSILW, translated from the coding sequence ATGCCGCTGATGGTGCAGGCCCTGTTGCCGATATTTTTCCTGATCATGCTCGGGCATGTATTCCGGCGCATGGATTTTCCAGGCGGAGATTTCTGGCCACAGGCAGAGCGGTTTACCTATTACGTGCTGTTTCCAGCCATGCTCGTTTTCAAGCTGGGACAGGCGCGGTTGCCGGCCTCCGCCTATGGCGATATTGCCTTGCTGATTGGTGCCATGCTGATCGCAATGACACTGGTCCTGGCGTTGGCGCAGTGGTTCTGGCGCTGGCCCGGCCCGGTGTTTTCTTCGGTTTACCAGGGCGCTATCCGTTTCAATTCCTATGTGGGTCTGGCCGCAGGCGGCATGCTGCTGGGGGACGAGGGCTTGTCGCTGACGGCGATCGCCGTTGCCATCATGGTGCCGTTGCTGAACCTGCTTTGCATACTGATGTTTTCTCTCGTGGCCACGGAGGGTCCGGTCCGGTTGGTGCCGGTGTTCAAGGCGATCGTGACCAATCCACTGATCGTGGGCTCGGTGATTGGCGTGGTCTGGAGTTTCTTCGAGATCGGGTTTCACCCCCTGATCGGCGGCATTCTGGAGCCTCTCAGCAACCTGGCGTTGCCCATGGGGTTAATGACGGTGGGTGCGGGGCTTCAGCTCAAGGCTCTGAGAGGGGCTTCCCTGCCTTTTATCGTTTCGTCGGTGCTTAAGCTGGTGGGATTTCCCCTCACGACCGGGGGGCTTGCATTGTTGCTGGGCCTCGACGGAACCATGGTTCAGGTTGCGGTTCTGTTGGCGGCACTTCCCACGGCCACCTCTGCCTATATCCTTGCCCGCCAGCTCGGCGGCGATGCCCCGTTGATGGCGGGTATTATCAGTGGCCAGACGTTACTGGCCATCGTCTCCATTCCGTTAATGCTCAGTATCCTCTGGTAG